The following coding sequences are from one Rhinoraja longicauda isolate Sanriku21f chromosome 35, sRhiLon1.1, whole genome shotgun sequence window:
- the LOC144610001 gene encoding uncharacterized protein C10orf105-like: protein MSSETKNGTTVLPDVLKLLLTTTEAQGRVEPPTGAADPLPTIIAVISIFLLLATCVSFVALCNPAGLDSTRYGPYECMPYHAEDASEPRLKLWKRLGSLRHSLNSFRRNRPLVQPQATPATQCQVEQNDSDFAESTKM, encoded by the coding sequence ATGTCGTCAGAGACCAAGAATGGGACAACTGTATTGCCCGACGTTCTTAAGCTTCTTCTGACAACCACAGAAGCCCAGGGGAGGGTCGAACCGCCGACCGGAGCAGCAGACCCTTTGCCGACCATCATCGCTGTGATATCCATCTTCCTTCTCTTGGCGACGTGCGTCAGTTTTGTGGCCCTGTGCAATCCCGCTGGGCTAGACAGCACCCGCTACGGCCCCTATGAGTGCATGCCCTACCACGCCGAGGATGCCAGCGAGCCCCGGCTAAAACTGTGGAAACGTTTGGGCTCCTTGAGGCACTCGTTAAACAGCTTCAGGCGAAATCGACCCCTCGTTCAACCTCAAGCAACTCCTGCAACTCAGTGCCAAGTGGAGCAGAATGACTCAGACTTTGCAGAGTCGACAAAAATGTAA